A genomic stretch from Aedes albopictus strain Foshan chromosome 2, AalbF5, whole genome shotgun sequence includes:
- the LOC109398554 gene encoding gastrula zinc finger protein XlCGF7.1 yields the protein MALSPETNPANLCRVTIKEEPLDVVENEPGQLVQETKVFAECLDVPVVADKVEKPAKFECEKCGMKAKVMHMLHKHMKHKHRDEVFPCDKCYEAFFDRAKLEEHRKIHDHAKPYKCPNCPKRFKVRRDVTIHENHCKGHTPYLCTECGKGYSYHSSLALHMLRHKEKGFPCERCPSKFYTKGSLKTHMISSHATGKNVSCETCGARFTTKDTLQRHMISHSDERRFGCEVCGMRFKKSQGLRRHMLTHTGEKPHKCTHCDRAFSQSNDLIKHIKTHVGDKPYKCEQCAATFRLCAELRVHWEVHYRKPQEGDQKEPEVTGGS from the exons ATGGCATTGAGTCCGGAAACCAATCCGGCCAATCTGTGTCGT GTGACAATCAAGGAGGAACCTCTGGACGTGGTTGAGAACGAACCGGGTCAACTAGTGCAAGAGACAAAAGTATTTGCGGAATGCTTAGATGTTCCTGTGGTAGCTGATAAGGTGGAAAAGCCGGCAAAGTTTGAATGCGAAAAATGTGGAATGAAGGCGAAGGTGATGCACATGTTGCATAAACACATGAAACACAAACATCGCGATGAAGTTTTTCCATGCGATAAGTGCTATGAAGCATTCTTTGACAGAGCTAAACTGGAGGAACACCGTAAGATACACGACCATGCCAAGCCGTACAAGTGCCCCAACTGTCCGAAGCGATTCAAGGTCCGCCGGGATGTTACGATACATGAGAACCACTGCAAGGGTCACACACCCTATCTGTGCACGGAGTGTGGCAAAGGCTACTCCTACCATAGCAGCCTGGCGCTACACATGCTGCGCCACAAGGAGAAGGGTTTTCCTTGTGAGCGCTGTCCGAGCAAGTTTTACACGAAGGGCTCGCTGAAGACTCACATGATATCGTCGCACGCAACTGGGAAGAACGTTTCGTGCGAAACTTGTGGAGCTCGCTTTACGACGAAAGATACTCTGCAGAGGCATATGATCAGTCATTCAG ATGAACGCCGCTTTGGCTGCGAAGTATGCGGTATGAG GTTCAAGAAGTCTCAAGGTTTACGTCGGCACATGCTTACCCACACCGGAGAAAAGCCTCACAAGTGTACCCATTGCGATCGGGCCTTCTCGCAAAGTAACGATCTGATCAAGCACATCAAAACTCACGTCGGCGACAAACCGTACAAGTGTGAGCAATGTGCTGCGACGTTTCGTTTGTGTGCCGAGCTAAGGGTCCACTGGGAAGTGCATTATAGGAAGCCGCAGGAAGGCGATCAGAAAGAGCCGGAAGTGACGGGCGGTAGCTAG